The proteins below come from a single Vicugna pacos chromosome 13, VicPac4, whole genome shotgun sequence genomic window:
- the EPHA10 gene encoding ephrin type-A receptor 10, with amino-acid sequence METRAGPHRLRQFVCLMPLCLALLLGPGRPGTAEEVILLDSKASQAELGWTALPSNGWEEISGVDEHDRPIRTYQVCNVLEPNQDNWLQTGWISRGRGQRIFVELQFTLRDCSSIPGAAGTCKETFNVYYLETEADLGRGRPRTAGNRPRKIDTIAADESFTQGDLGERKMKLNTEVREIGPLSRRGFHLAFQDVGACVALVSVRVYYKQCRATVRGLAAFPATAAESAFSTLVEVTGTCVAHSEGEPDSPPRMHCGADGEWLVPVGRCSCSAGFQERGDICEACPPGFYKVSPRRPLCSPCPEHSRALENASTFCVCQDSYARSPTDPPSASCTRPPSAPRDLQYSLSRSPLALRLRWLPPADSGGRSDVTYSLLCLRCGREGPAGACEPCGPRVAFLPRQAGLRERAATLLHLRPGARYTVRVAALNGVSGPAAAAGATYAQVTVSTGPGAPWEEDEIRRDRVEPQSVSLSWREPITAGAPGANGTEYEIRYYEKGQSEQAYSTVKTGAPAVTVTNLKPATRYVFQIRAASPGPSWETQSFNPSIEVQTPGEAASRSRDQSPAVVVTVVTISALLVLGSVMSVLAIWRRPCSYGKGGRDAHDEEELYFHFKVPTRRTFLDPQSCGDPLQAVHLFAKELDAKSVTLEKSLGTGRFGELCCGCLQLPGRQELRVAVHTLREGCSDSQRLSFLAEALTLGQFDHSHVVRLEGVVTRGSTLMIVTEYMSHGALDGFLRRHEGQLVAGQLMGLLPGLASAMKYLSEMGYVHRGLAARRVLVSSGLICKISGFGRGPRDRAEAVYTTMSGRSPALWAAPETLQFGHFSSASDVWSFGVVMWEVMAFGERPYWDMSGQDVIKAVEDGFRLPPPRNCPNPLHRLMLDCWQKDPGERPRFSQIHGILSKMVQDPEPPKCADTTCPRPPTPLADRAFSTFPSFGSVGAWLEALDLGRYKDSFAAAGYGSLEAVAAMTAQDLVSLGISSAEHREDLLSGISALRARVLQMQGQGVQV; translated from the exons TGGGAGGAGATTAGCGGCGTGGACGAACACGACCGTCCCATCCGCACATACCAGGTGTGCAACGTGTTGGAGCCCAACCAGGACAACTGGTTGCAGACTGGCTGGATCAGCCGTGGCCGAGGGCAGCGCATATTCGTGGAGCTGCAGTTCACACTGCGCGACTgcagcagcatcccaggagccGCGGGCACCTGCAAGGAGACTTTCAATGTCTACTACCTGGAAACCGAAGCCGATCTGGGTCGCGGGCGTCCCCGCACAGCGGGCAACAGGCCCCGCAAGATTGACACGATCGCGGCAGACGAGAGCTTCACTCAGGGGGACTTGGGCGAACGCAAGATGAAGCTGAACACAGAGGTGCGGGAGATTGGTCCGCTCAGCCGGCGAGGTTTCCACCTGGCCTTCCAGGACGTGGGCGCATGCGTGGCGCTGGTCTCCGTGCGCGTCTACTACAAGCAGTGCCGCGCCACGGTGCGGGGCCTGGCGGCGTTCCCAGCCACCGCAGCCGAGAGCGCCTTCTCCACGCTGGTGGAGGTGACCGGAACGTGCGTGGCGCACTCAGAAGGGGAGCCCGACAGCCCCCCGCGCATGCACTGCGGCGCCGATGGCGAGTGGCTGGTGCCCGTGGGCCGCTGCAGCTGCAGTGCGGGATTCCAGGAACGTGGTGACATCTGTGAAG CCTGTCCCCCAGGGTTTTACAAGGTGTCCCCGCGGCGGCCCCTCTGCTCGCCCTGCCCCGAGCACAGCCGGGCCCTGGAAAACGCTTCCACGTTCTGCGTGTGCCAAGACAGCTACGCGCGCTCACCCACCGACCCGCCCTCGGCGTCCTGCACCC GGCCGCCTTCGGCGCCGCGGGACCTGCAGTACAGCCTGAGCCGCTCGCCGCTGGCGCTGCGGCTGCGCTGGCTGCCGCCGGCGGACTCGGGCGGCCGCTCGGACGTCACCTACTCGCTGCTGTGCCTGCGCTGCGGCCGCGAGGGCCCGGCGGGCGCCTGCGAGCCGTGCGGGCCGCGCGTGGCCTTCTTGCCGCGCCAGGCGGGGCTGCGGGAGCGCGCCGCCACGCTGCTGCACCTGCGGCCCGGCGCCCGCTACACCGTGCGCGTAGCGGCGCTCAACGGCGTGTCGGGCCCGGCGGCCGCCGCGGGAGCCACCTACGCGCAGGTCACCGTCTCCACCGGGCCCGGGG CGCCCTGGGAGGAGGATGAGATCCGCAGGGACCGAGTGGAGCCCCAGAGTGTGTCCCTGTCCTGGCGGGAGCCCATCACTGCTGGAGCCCCGGGGGCCAACGGCACGGAGTATGAGATCAGATACTACGAGAAG GGTCAGAGTGAGCAGGCTTACTCCACGGTGAAGACAGGGGCGCCTGCGGTCACCGTCACCAACCTGAAGCCGGCTACCCGCTACGTCTTTCAGATCCGGGCGGCTTCCCCTGGGCCCTCCTGGGAGACCCAGAGCTTCAACCCCAGCATCGAAGTGCAGACCCCAGGGGAGG CTGCCTCCAGGTCCAGGGACCAGAGCCCTGCAGTCGTCGTGACCGTGGTGACCATCTCAGCCCTCCTCGTCCTAGGCTCTGTGATGAGTGTGCTGGCCATTTGGAGGAG gccctgcaGCTATGGCAAAGGAGGTCGGGACGCCCATGATGAAGAGGAGCTGTATTTCCACT TCAAAGTGCCAACCCGCCGCACATTCCTGGACCCCCAGAGCTGTGGGGACCCACTACAGGCTGTTCACCTGTTTGCCAAGGAGCTGGATGCAAAAAGTGTCACCCTGGAAAAGAGCCTTGGGACAG GGCGGTTTGGGGAGCTGTGCTGCGGCTGCCTGCAGCTGCCCGGCCGCCAGGAGCTCCGCGTGGCCGTGCACACGTTGCGGGAGGGCTGCTCCGACTCCCAGAGGCTCAGCTTCCTGGCCGAGGCCCTCACCCTGGGCCAGTTCGACCACAGCCACGTGGTGCGGCTGGAGGGCGTGGTCACCCGAG GAAGCACATTGATGATTGTCACCGAGTACATGAGCCACGGGGCCCTGGACGGCTTCCTCAGG CGGCATGAGGGCCAGCTCGTGGCCGGGCAGCTGATGGGGCTGCTGCCCGGCCTGGCGTCGGCCATGAAGTATCTGTCGGAAATGGGCTACGTCCACCGGGGCCTGGCAGCCCGCCGCGTGCTGGTCAGCAGTGGCCTCATCTGCAAGATCTCCGGCTTTGGCCGGGGACCTCGGGACCGAGCAGAGGCTGTCTACACCACCATG aGTGGCCGGAGCCCGGCGCTATGGGCCGCCCCTGAGACACTTCAGTTTGGCCACTTCAGCTCTGCCAGTGATGTGTGGAGCTTCGGTGTCGTCATGTGGGAGGTGATGGCCTTTGGGGAGCGGCCCTACTGGGACATGTCTGGTCAAGAC GTGATCAAAGCTGTGGAGGACGGCTTCCGGCTGCCACCCCCCAGGAACTGCCCCAACCCCCTGCACCGACTGATGCTTGACTGCTGGCAGAAGGACCCAGGGGAGCGGCCCAGGTTCTCCCAGATCCACGGCATCCTGAGCAAGATGGTGCAGGACCCAGAACCCCCGAAGTGTGCTGACACCACCTGTCCCAG GCCTCCCACGCCCCTGGCGGACCGTGCCTTCTCCACCTTCCCCTCCTTTGGCTCCGTGGGCGCGTGGCTGGAGGCCCTGGACCTGGGCCGCTACAAGGACAGCTTCGCTGCTGCCGGCTACGGGAGCCTGGAGGCCGTGGCCGCCATGACTGCGCA GGACCTGGTGAGCCTGGGCATCTCGTCTGCGGAACACCGGGAGGATCTCCTCAGCGGGATCAGTGCCCTGCGGGCCCGGGTTCTCCAAATGCAGGGCCAGGGGGTGCAGGTGTGA